A region from the Riemerella anatipestifer genome encodes:
- a CDS encoding deoxycytidylate deaminase produces MEPHNKFDIAYLKMAQEWAKLSYCKRKQVGALIVKDRTIISDGYNGTPSGLENCCEDEQGQTKWYVLHAEANAILKLARTTQTAEGATLYLTLSPCKECSKLIYQSGIKRLVYIDHYSDEEGLTFLKNAGVEVTQITQDLLEN; encoded by the coding sequence ATGGAACCACATAATAAATTTGACATCGCTTACCTTAAAATGGCACAAGAATGGGCTAAACTTTCCTACTGCAAAAGAAAACAAGTGGGAGCACTTATTGTAAAAGACCGCACCATTATTTCAGATGGCTACAACGGTACACCTTCTGGGCTAGAAAATTGCTGTGAAGATGAACAAGGTCAAACCAAATGGTATGTATTACACGCCGAAGCTAACGCCATACTAAAACTCGCAAGAACCACACAAACTGCAGAAGGAGCTACACTTTACCTTACTCTTTCGCCTTGCAAAGAATGTAGCAAACTCATCTACCAATCAGGAATTAAAAGATTAGTTTATATAGACCATTATTCTGACGAAGAAGGACTTACTTTCCTTAAAAATGCAGGAGTGGAGGTAACTCAAATCACGCAAGATTTGCTAGAAAATTAA
- the xerD gene encoding site-specific tyrosine recombinase XerD, giving the protein MDWNERIQDFANALKFEKNLSNNTIDAYTRDIKKLQSFAENQLNHTSALDISYEQIQEYLYQISKNYTNERSQSRWISSIKAFFKFLHEDELRTDNPARLLEVPKIGLYLPDTLSFEEIEQLVNVIDKTNPLGKRNHTIIETLYGCGLRVSELVELKISNLNFEEEFIIVDGKGGKTRLVPLAQYTAELIKDYLLEVRSEIKINPKHSDILFLNRRGSKLTRVMVFIIIKDLALQANIKKNISPHTFRHSFATHLLKNGADLRYIQEMLGHSSITTTEIYTHLDNEDLRETIMKYHPRNNTNF; this is encoded by the coding sequence ATGGATTGGAACGAGCGAATACAAGACTTTGCAAATGCTCTAAAGTTTGAAAAAAACCTTTCAAACAACACCATTGATGCCTATACTAGAGATATTAAAAAACTACAATCTTTCGCTGAAAATCAGCTAAACCATACTTCCGCTTTAGATATTTCTTACGAACAAATACAGGAATATCTTTACCAAATATCTAAAAACTACACCAATGAAAGAAGTCAATCTAGATGGATTTCTTCTATAAAGGCTTTTTTTAAATTTCTACACGAAGACGAACTAAGGACTGATAACCCCGCAAGACTTCTAGAAGTTCCCAAAATAGGCTTATACCTCCCTGATACTCTAAGTTTTGAAGAGATAGAACAACTTGTAAACGTCATAGATAAAACCAATCCTTTAGGTAAAAGAAACCATACCATTATAGAAACACTTTATGGCTGCGGACTAAGGGTTTCCGAATTGGTAGAACTAAAAATTTCCAACCTCAACTTTGAAGAGGAATTTATAATTGTGGACGGAAAAGGTGGCAAAACTCGCCTTGTTCCTTTAGCCCAATATACAGCAGAACTTATCAAGGATTACCTTTTAGAAGTTAGGTCAGAAATAAAAATCAATCCAAAGCATTCTGATATTTTATTTTTGAATAGGCGAGGCTCTAAGCTCACTCGTGTGATGGTATTTATCATCATTAAAGACTTAGCACTACAAGCCAACATCAAAAAAAATATTTCTCCACATACCTTTAGACATTCTTTCGCGACACATCTACTAAAAAATGGTGCTGACCTTAGATACATTCAGGAAATGTTGGGACACTCTAGCATTACAACCACAGAAATTTACACCCATCTAGACAACGAAGACCTCCGAGAAACTATTATGAAGTATCACCCAAGAAACAATACTAATTTTTAA
- a CDS encoding ferritin, with amino-acid sequence MISTKIEQLINEQITKEQYAAQYYLSMAAWFHNQDLDGIANYFRVQAKEELMHADKMFDFLNDVGGRVILGQVDAPPYEFKDALDIFERALAHEKEVTKSIFNIYKTANEEGSYATASFLQWFINEQVEEEASASQLVAKIKMVKDNNSALYLFDQELGQRTFQEGAE; translated from the coding sequence ATGATAAGTACAAAAATAGAACAACTCATTAACGAACAAATTACAAAAGAGCAATACGCCGCACAATATTATCTATCTATGGCTGCATGGTTTCACAACCAAGATTTAGATGGTATCGCTAATTATTTCCGTGTACAAGCAAAAGAAGAATTGATGCACGCAGATAAGATGTTTGACTTCCTTAATGATGTTGGTGGAAGAGTAATTTTAGGACAAGTAGATGCTCCACCTTATGAATTTAAAGATGCTTTAGATATATTTGAAAGAGCTTTGGCTCACGAGAAAGAAGTTACCAAAAGTATATTTAATATCTATAAAACTGCCAATGAAGAAGGAAGTTATGCTACGGCATCTTTTCTACAATGGTTCATCAATGAGCAAGTAGAGGAAGAAGCATCTGCATCTCAGTTGGTTGCTAAGATAAAAATGGTAAAAGACAACAACTCTGCACTCTATCTTTTTGACCAAGAATTAGGTCAGCGTACTTTCCAAGAAGGAGCTGAATAA
- a CDS encoding enoyl-CoA hydratase/isomerase family protein produces the protein MYQYLIIEKEEKIAIITINRPESLNALNATTIKELSTTLDELESDQNIRVIILTGSGSKSFVAGADIKEFSDFNTPKAEELARTGQNTLFNKIEQLKKPVIAAVNGFALGGGLELAMACHIRYASNNAKLGLPEVTLGLIPGYGGTQRLPKLVGKGVANEMIFSAKMISAEKAKEIGLVNEVFSREELLPQTKLLAEAIAKNSPQGISKAIEAVNVSDSNNGYEVEIKAFGELFEMEDKKEGVTAFLEKRKPNF, from the coding sequence AAGAAAAAATTGCTATTATTACTATCAATAGACCAGAGAGCCTTAACGCCCTTAATGCCACTACTATAAAAGAACTAAGCACCACTTTAGATGAGTTAGAATCTGACCAAAATATCAGGGTTATCATTCTCACAGGAAGTGGGTCTAAGTCTTTTGTTGCTGGGGCTGACATTAAAGAGTTTAGCGATTTCAATACACCAAAAGCAGAAGAATTAGCAAGAACAGGGCAAAATACATTATTCAACAAAATTGAACAACTCAAAAAACCTGTCATAGCTGCTGTAAATGGGTTCGCTCTTGGAGGTGGACTAGAACTAGCGATGGCGTGTCATATCCGCTATGCTTCAAATAATGCAAAGTTAGGTTTACCAGAAGTTACCTTAGGGCTTATCCCTGGTTATGGAGGCACTCAAAGACTACCTAAATTGGTAGGAAAAGGAGTTGCTAACGAGATGATATTTTCCGCAAAAATGATTTCGGCAGAAAAAGCTAAAGAAATTGGTTTAGTAAACGAAGTTTTCTCTCGAGAAGAACTTCTGCCTCAAACTAAACTATTAGCAGAGGCTATAGCTAAAAACTCACCACAAGGTATTAGTAAAGCAATAGAAGCCGTTAATGTGTCGGACAGTAACAACGGCTACGAAGTAGAAATAAAAGCCTTTGGAGAGTTATTTGAAATGGAAGATAAAAAGGAAGGTGTTACTGCTTTTCTAGAAAAAAGAAAACCTAACTTTTAG
- a CDS encoding MBL fold metallo-hydrolase: protein MKLYPIQCGKFKLDGGAMFGVVPKSLWQKTNPADEKNLIELGMRSLLIEDGKKLILVDCGLGDKQDDKFFGHYSLWGDDSLDKNLRKYGFVREDITDVFLTHLHFDHCGGAIEWNDDKSGYRPAFKNAKFWSNENHWDWAVNPNPREKASFLKENILPIQESGQLDFLPLPKTGNYGFAPELKMDVIFVDGHTEKQMLPVIKYQDKTIVFAADLIPTVGHIPLVYVMGYDTRPLLTMEEKEKFLKQCVDNEYLLFFEHDAYHELASLKMTEKGVRLDETFSFNEVFGY from the coding sequence ATGAAACTATATCCTATCCAATGCGGAAAATTTAAACTAGACGGCGGTGCTATGTTTGGAGTTGTCCCTAAATCGCTTTGGCAAAAAACCAATCCTGCCGATGAGAAAAACCTCATAGAACTAGGTATGCGTTCACTATTGATAGAGGACGGCAAAAAACTCATCTTAGTAGATTGTGGTTTGGGAGACAAACAAGATGATAAATTCTTCGGGCACTATTCCCTTTGGGGTGATGATTCTTTGGATAAAAACCTTAGAAAATATGGTTTCGTAAGAGAGGATATTACCGATGTTTTTTTAACTCACCTTCATTTTGACCACTGTGGCGGTGCCATAGAGTGGAATGATGACAAGTCTGGCTATCGCCCTGCATTCAAAAATGCTAAATTTTGGTCCAACGAGAATCATTGGGATTGGGCGGTTAATCCTAATCCTAGAGAAAAGGCTTCTTTCTTAAAAGAAAACATTTTGCCTATACAAGAAAGTGGACAGTTAGACTTTTTGCCGCTTCCTAAAACAGGAAACTACGGTTTTGCTCCAGAGTTAAAAATGGACGTTATCTTCGTAGATGGGCATACCGAAAAACAAATGCTCCCTGTCATCAAGTATCAAGATAAAACCATTGTTTTTGCGGCGGACTTAATCCCTACCGTGGGGCATATTCCGTTGGTGTATGTTATGGGGTACGACACTCGCCCTCTTCTAACAATGGAAGAGAAAGAAAAGTTCTTAAAACAATGTGTAGACAATGAATATTTACTATTCTTTGAACACGATGCCTACCACGAACTAGCCTCTCTAAAAATGACCGAAAAAGGTGTAAGACTAGACGAAACCTTTAGCTTCAACGAAGTATTTGGCTACTAA
- a CDS encoding NUDIX hydrolase, with amino-acid sequence MALKYCPKCGKETLVFTDLRKFSCNECSFVLYHNCAAAVAVLITYGDEILFTRRNQNPKKGMLDLPGGFCDPKETAENTCKRELYEELKLNIDLNKLRYLSSQDNIYHYKGIDYNTMDLFFQYELTEKPKLELELGEVSEIIWVNKNDLNIENLAFDSQKRFFQKSIHLV; translated from the coding sequence ATGGCACTAAAATATTGCCCCAAATGCGGGAAAGAAACATTAGTTTTTACCGACCTTAGAAAATTCTCCTGTAACGAATGTTCTTTCGTACTTTATCACAATTGTGCCGCTGCCGTAGCAGTACTCATTACTTACGGAGATGAAATTTTGTTCACTCGCAGAAATCAAAACCCTAAAAAAGGAATGCTAGACCTCCCTGGTGGTTTTTGCGACCCAAAAGAAACTGCAGAAAACACTTGCAAAAGAGAACTTTACGAAGAATTAAAACTAAATATAGACTTAAACAAACTCCGCTATCTATCTAGTCAAGATAACATTTACCACTATAAAGGTATAGATTATAATACTATGGACTTATTTTTTCAATACGAACTCACAGAAAAGCCCAAACTAGAGCTAGAACTAGGCGAAGTAAGTGAAATCATTTGGGTAAACAAAAATGATTTAAACATCGAAAACCTAGCCTTTGACTCCCAAAAAAGATTTTTTCAGAAATCAATACATTTAGTCTAA
- the ruvB gene encoding Holliday junction branch migration DNA helicase RuvB — protein sequence MPDFLHPDKENYSAEELLLEEQIRPQSFKDFAGQRRTLDNLEVFVAAAKKRGSALDHTLLHGPPGLGKTTLAHIIANELGVGFKVTSGPVLDKPGSLAGLLTNLEENDVLFIDEIHRLSPVVEEYLYSAMEDYKIDIMLETGPNARSVQINLNPFTLVGATTRSGMLTKPMLARFGIQSRLEYYTVELLGMIIERSARVLGVRIYEDAALEIARRSRGTPRIANALLRRVRDFAEIKGNGEIEIKITKFALDSLNVDEFGLDDMDNKIMRVMIENFKGKPVGISALATSIGENPETLEEVYEPFLIQEGFIIRTPRGREVTDKAYQHLNINRTKNMGELF from the coding sequence ATGCCAGACTTCTTACATCCAGATAAAGAGAATTATTCAGCCGAAGAGCTTTTATTAGAAGAGCAAATACGCCCTCAATCATTCAAAGATTTTGCGGGGCAAAGGCGTACCTTGGATAATTTAGAAGTTTTTGTAGCAGCTGCCAAAAAACGAGGTTCTGCACTAGACCACACACTTTTGCATGGTCCTCCAGGGTTAGGAAAAACCACTCTAGCCCACATTATTGCTAATGAATTGGGCGTGGGTTTTAAAGTAACCTCTGGTCCCGTTTTAGACAAACCTGGAAGTTTGGCAGGACTCCTTACCAATTTAGAAGAAAACGATGTTCTTTTCATAGACGAAATACACCGTTTATCTCCCGTAGTAGAAGAATACCTTTATTCCGCTATGGAAGATTACAAGATAGATATTATGCTAGAAACAGGACCTAATGCCCGTTCAGTGCAAATCAATCTTAATCCGTTTACTTTAGTTGGAGCCACTACAAGAAGCGGTATGCTTACCAAACCAATGCTAGCAAGATTTGGAATACAATCTAGATTAGAGTACTACACAGTAGAACTTTTAGGTATGATTATAGAAAGAAGTGCTAGAGTGCTTGGCGTTCGCATTTATGAAGATGCCGCACTAGAAATAGCTAGAAGAAGCCGAGGCACTCCTAGAATTGCTAATGCTCTACTTCGCCGTGTGCGAGATTTTGCAGAAATAAAAGGCAATGGCGAGATAGAAATAAAGATAACCAAATTCGCACTAGATTCTCTCAATGTAGATGAGTTTGGGCTTGATGATATGGACAACAAAATTATGAGGGTAATGATAGAAAACTTCAAAGGAAAACCTGTAGGAATTTCTGCCTTAGCGACTTCCATCGGAGAAAATCCAGAGACTTTGGAAGAAGTCTATGAGCCTTTTTTAATTCAAGAAGGATTTATCATCAGAACGCCAAGAGGAAGAGAAGTTACCGATAAGGCTTACCAACACCTTAACATCAATAGAACTAAAAATATGGGAGAGCTTTTCTAA